Genomic window (Mustela nigripes isolate SB6536 chromosome 18, MUSNIG.SB6536, whole genome shotgun sequence):
GGCTGTGGTTCTGACGGGAATGACTATGGCTTTTCAACACAGGGGCCTCCGCCGGCTGCCTTCATGTGGTTGCACAGCACAAGTCCTGTTTCCAGGCTGTTTCTGGGCTTTAGACTGTTTCTAACACTTCGGATTTGGACACCAGTTCATCTAGCTTCTCCCCTTGCTCTAACAGAGGCTCCGTGGTGTTGTGCAGAACGATTTTGGTTGCCTCCAGCTCAGCCCATGCCTTAGACACGGGGTCAGTTTctccaaggttctgggatctCCTGAGGTAACCATCTAGGACGGTAGCAAGGGATCCAACTGGCCACTCTGTCTTGTCGACCTGCTTGGAGAATTCATCTAGTACCTTCTCTGGCAAGGCCACAGCCGCATGGAATGAATAGTCACTGTTCATTACAACCATTTCTGCAAGACTGGCGTGCCACACATAGAGGGCACACATAGTCTCCTGAACATTGAACCTCTGGAAGAAGCCGAAGGAGGACATGTTGAGCAGCACTGCGTTGGGCTTCTCTTTGCGCAGGATGCTGAGACCTAACAGCTTCATGGAGCCACACCCTTGGGCGGCCAGGAGAGACCTACCTGGCTGCCGCCCCTTCCCCATCATCCCCACCTCAGAAGAAGAGCTGGGCTGTCCTCCTGGGAAGCCCTGCTGGCTACTGACAGGACACCGGCTTCCTCTTGAGGGGGTAGTTCTGAAACTAGATCAAGAAGCCGGCAAGAAACCGAACAGACGTCCTCTGCaaagagcaagagacagaggTTCTAGTGTTGCTTTTGCCATTAACTAGCTCCATGACTCAGGAAAGACACTGAAACTTGAACCATCTGCGCTTCAGTTTCCTAGAAAATAAAAGCTACATTAAATCAATAGTTGTCACCTCAGAGGGATGGAAGATATTATGACCGCTTGGAAGGCTAGGTATATGGGTTTAACACTCATGCCTGACACCAAGCTTCTAGGAATGTTAAGAGTTTAGGAAGGAGGAAACCAAGAAACTGgagtagatatatttttttaaagttctggagATGCTTTTGAAGAAATCATGCCCAACTTCATTCCCACCACTTCCTGATACTCTCTGGATTAGATTCATATCTAGGATCTCTTTTGTCTCTAACACTAAATGACTTACtcgaaagaccaaaaaaaaaaaatttatggaaatgtAAACTAAGGTAACAATGATACCAGTACACACCTACTAGAGAGGccaaaatctaaatatttttatttattcatttatttatttatttatttgacaggcagagatcacaagtaggcagagagagagagagagagaagcaggctccctgctgagcagagaacccgatgcgggactcgatcccaggaccctgagatcatgacctgagccgaaggcagcggcttaacccactgagccacccaggcgcccccaaaatctAAAACCCTAACAACACCAAATGGAGGAAcgggaactctcattcactgctgataggagtgtaaaatggtaccGATGCTTTGAAGACAATTGGGCcgtttcttacaaaactgaacgTACTGTTACCATGTGATCCAGAAATCATgctccttgatatttacccagagtaaatgaaaacctatgtccacacaaaaatctgcacatggctagcaactttattcataattgctaaaacaTGGAAACAGTGAAGACGTCCTTCGGTAAGTGAGTGGTAAGTAAACTGTGGCACGTCCAGACAACGTAATATTATTCAGCACCAGAAGGGAACGAGTTACAAGCCATGAAAACACATGAAGGAACCTTAAATACATGTTACTAAGTGAGAGACACAGATCTGAAAAGGGTTCATACTGTATGGTTCTAactatataacattctggaaaaggcaaaactatgtaGACAGTAAAATGATCATTGGTTGCAAGGATTTGTAAGGGAGGCATAAATATATGGAAGACAGGATTATTAGGAAGGTGAAACTACTCTGTACGATGCTATAACGAGAGATACATGTCATCatacatttgttcaaacccaTTGAATGCACAACACAAGGAGTAAACCCTAACATGAACTGTGGACCTGGGGTGATCACGATGTGTCAATGTAGCTTCAGTTGTAAAAAATGCACACCCTGGAGGAGGATGTTGATCATGGGGGCCATGCAAGTGTGGGACCAAGGGGCATATAAAAAATGTCTGGACCTTTCACTTAATTTTTccatgaacctaaaactgctctaaaaaataaagccaaggaAATAAATAGGGTCTCATGTTCAGGACCAATGTGAAGGCTTGCTTCTGAAGTCAAGCACCTTTCATCTTGAGTTAACATGATTGAAGAAAATGTAGTCTGAATGTGAAATGCTTTATTATCCAAGTGAACTGAGAGAGAAGCAccatgggaaggaaaggaaggagtctTACTTGTAATGAAAAGACGTTTCCCTGGAAAATTAATGACAACTCAACTATTAGTAAGACAATTCGTACGTGATTTTTTTAGAATTCAATATTTTTTGAGTGTGTCATTTTAAATGATAGGGTTTTTCTCATTGTCCTACCATGTAATTTGgcaagtaaacacacacacaaacactaacCAACAATTAtctattaaagtattttaatgatattattttGCAATGATTTCCTGTTGGAAACATTCAAGACATTGcattagactttcttttttttttttttttaagattttatttatttatttgatggacagagatcataagtaagcagagcagcaggcagagagagagagagggggaagcaggctccctgctgagcagtgagcccgatgtggggctcaatcccaggaccctgggatcatgacctgagctgaaggcagaggcttaacccactgagccacccaggcgcctgcacTAGACTTTCAAATGAGGTAATGTCCCATCTCTTCCTACTTCTACACTGTGGTTGCATGCTAGGTCTATCCTAAAAACCGGGATGGCCAACCTAAGGATAATTTAGAATTATCCTTTGTGATAATCTGTAAATTCTAtatccctttttttcttcccacctaCCCGCGTAACAGTCTCTCCTCACAGATTCCTAAGGGCATTGTAAAGTAAAAAAGGCTGTCCTTGAAAACAGACTACCCATATGAAAATCAGAATGGAAAACTACTCCTTTAACATTGTCTTCTCATCTTTTGTCAAGCACTAGATAAGGCATTAGGAAAAGAAAGTCAAACAGTGTATAGTCTTAACTCTGAAGATGTATATATTTTAGTAGGAACAGCAGCAAAGCAAGTCATTTCAGTGTGGGATAGCTGTCTCCGGGTGataaaacagaagcacagagaagaaatTTCTAAACAAGGTTGAGAGATAAAAGAGgatttctttgaagaagtgaTGCTCCTATGTTTGAACCATGTTGTAGAAGTTAgacaagaaggggaaaaagagaagagaatgaagaaagcTTGAACAGAAAGAAACAGCATGACCCCCTGTTTCCATACCAGAGAAAATTGGGGGAAAGGAACAAATAAAGCTCGGGAAAGAGACAGGACACTTCTGAAAGGCACACAAAAGCCATGATTCCTAGACTAAGGAATTTGAACTTTATTCATCGGGCTATGGAGAACTGTCAAAGGATGTTTATGCACATGAATGATAGGATAGGGCAAGCATTTTATAGCAGTCGTTCTGACAGCATTCTGGATAATAGTTTAAAAGACAGGCAAGGATATTAATTAGGCGGTCCATGCAATCATTCAGGCACACAGGGTGAGATCCTAACCTAAAGTGAGGACGTTAAGATGGAAGAGGAAGGTGGCTAAACTCTTCGAGGCGGAATTCCAAACCCTGTGTGACTCGCTCACTgcaggaggtgagggagagggagaagttgaggATGTCACATGGGCTTCTCGCTGTATCGTTGACTgagagagaaaatgtaaaatgaaccAATTTTCTGAAGAACTCCTTGAAAATGTTAAGTttgtggcatacacacacacacacacagagttaggCAAATAATATATTCTGAGCAAAAGTTGGGAGAATACATCCTAAGTTGAATAGGAGTTATCTCTATTTGGTAGATTTAGGGAttggatttcctttttccttcctatgttttgcctattttctaagttttatgtaatgaatatgtattacttttaatactaaaataaaaaaaagaaaaaaagaaaggtcaagggacacctggggggctcagtaggttgggtgtctgcatttggctcaggttgtgatctcggggttctgtGATCTCCAGCCCTAtgctaggctccctgctcagcagaagtctgcttctccctcccccacccctacccccactcttgctctctctttctcaaataagtaaataaaatcttctcaaagagagatagaggggggAAATAGGTCAACGTAGCCAAGAGTACTACAGAGCCTTAAACTCATAGCAAGGAAGTATCTATTAGTTCGGCAATATGGAAGTCATTTGATGATTTTACCAGAAGTCTTCTTCCATTGATAGAGTTGTATATGGGCTCAgaggaaatagaaatagaaagcatggaggaggggtgtctgagtggctcagttagtcatccagctcttgatttccagCTCTTGAGAtcttgatctcaaggccctgggatcgagccccacttcaggctcagcagggagtctgcttgaggattctctccacCTTCGTCTGGTCCTCCCCCAACCActtacacactctctctttctctctaaaattaaataaataaatcttaaaaaaaaaaaaaaaaaggaaaaaagcacagAGGCTGCTTTCAAAAAGCTTGACTCTAAAAGGAAGCAGAACTATGGGTGGAAACATACGATGAAGATATCAGTTCAAAAGAATGTTTAGAGTTGGACTTATGTCATTGTGTTTACAGCTGACAGAAAAAGCCAATACAGATTCAAAAGTACAAGACAGGGACCGGATGACTGTTGAAGCACTAACTCTGGAGAGACAGTAAGACATTGCACTCAAATCTCAGTGAAGAGCCTTAGACTCAAAAAGGCTTTAGCCAAAATaagaggaaatgaggaaaggatgatagaaatagaaataaagggaCAAGAATTAAACACATGCTTTAGCCTCAAATTCTTTCCCAAATCCTATTTAGATAGCAGTAAAGCTAATTAATACATGGAaagtataaaaatgcaaaaggaatgTAAACATCAGCagtgtagttttaaaaattgaaaagggGATGGGTGAGTGGTAACTGGCTTAGCAGACCTGGGAAAGTAGAGAAAGCTAGAAAGTAACCCAATGTACATCTCCCTTACTGCAGAATACTCAAGAATTGGAGGAACCCTCTTGCAGAATGCTGGCGGCACAGGGCATTCCTCCAGGCAAGAGTCTGGAAGAGATTTCCCTGGGAAACCTGGCCcacccacaagaaaaaaaaacagaaatactgacACGGGGGATTCTGCAAGAAAACAACCAGCCAAATCACCAGACAGTGAAGCCCACTATCAATAAAATCCAACCAGCAGCACAGAGATGCCCAAAAAGAACACTggaaaacaaacttaaaatttaaattataccaATCAGAATGGAAAACTCAATAGAAGGATTGGAAGAGAAGGTGAAGAAATCTAGAAATCCGAAGAAATCttagaagaacagagaaaacatgaaagaaaaaaaatgagaacaatttaAAAGAGCCAATATCTATATAAAAAGAGTTCCAgaaagggagaataaagaaagcaAATGGAATGGAGAaaaccaaatgaataaaacaagaaaattttcCCAGAGCTGAAGGATATGAGTTTCCAGATTAGAAAGACCCAGCAAGTGCCAAGTTCAGTGaatgaaaatagaactacaccAGTACATTTCATTGGTAAATTCAAAGGAGGAGGagataaggaagagaaaggattttttttcccccccacgaTGCAAAGGAAAAACAGGTCACATAAGAAGGATTAGGGTTTTGAGTGGTTTTGGACTTTTCAACAGCAATGTTGGAAACCGAAAGACACGGAAAGTGGCTTCCAAATTCGAGGGAAAAATCATTTCCAGCCAAGAATTCGAAACCTGGCTAACCTATCAAGTACATGTGAGAATAACAACATTCTCAGACATGCAAAATCTCAAAAAGATGATGATTGCTGAGCCCACAGAGTAATGAACCCAGCCAGACTGGAACAGGGCAGGGGCTCCATGAAGAGACTTTGGCAAGCAGAGGAAATGAACATGAAGACTTGAAGGGATGGAGAGGAAATTTACATCactgggaggggcctggggaaaACCCAGAAGGTTATCAGTCCTAAAAACACAAAGAGATGTGTGTTTTAATTGCCTCCCATTAATCTTTTGGGTGAGGATGAGTTCCCATCCTAGGGTTATGGGATGGCTGAACACACCACCCCGGACACTGGGCAGGGAGACTGACAGCAGTTTATTAATATCAAATACACCCTGGGGGAGGAGGACCGCCCTGCCAGGCAGGCCCACACCGAGGCCACGCTCTGGGATGGAATGAATCAGCAGGAACTGTGGGAGGCCTTCTTTGCAGTATCAAGAGAGCAAAGTGACCCCTCCTTCCCCACAAGATGATGTGTTCGgctttttttaataattccaaaGGCTAGCAGGGCACTGAAATTCATTACTCAGGGATAAGCAGGAGCAGCACCTGGTCCCCTTGATAAGGAGAGTTGTTTAGCCGGGGGACCTTAGGCAGGAGAGCCAAGTAGGGAAGGGGGGAGCATGCCGTGAAGCCATCTGACGCCTCCTGGTTTCCCCAGATGTCAAGGCAGCACATAATACTAGGCTTTAATGATAGACCTTACAGCCCAGCATTCAGGAAAGGGAGAGTATTTGTAAGCCACCTGTGGCCTAGTCGTGATtggcatttacattttattatatgtaaatgaacATAACCTGTAGCTGAATGGGGTAGGACAACGCAGCCTACGGGCTCAGGGGGCCCAGGTGCTGCTCTGGGAAATAATAGCTAATTCCTCGTGCTTCGATGTGGGCACTCAACAGAATGTGGCTAACACGGACAGCTCAGTAAGTAGCAACATAGGCATGATATTTAGAAATAGGCATAGAAGTGCCCAGAGGGTTAACTAAAAGTGGTTGTttctggagagaagaggaaatgaaggatGCAAGGTCAGGGACTGACCTTGTTTTGGGGGCGGTTTTGGGTGTTTGTTTTAcatacctgtttttctttctaaattatgtGCATGCACAGCTCTGAGAAGAAACATGttaaacccaatttttaaaaattaatgaagattAAGTCTGTGGTCTACAGAGGGAGAAACTTGGAGAGTTTGTTGTCTGATGCTTTAAAGGTCAGGTCAGGGGTCTGcgcagctgccccccaccccgcccccggggCAATCAGCCAACCTCTCTCGGCTTccggtttgggggggggggcttctgcTGCAAAGTGGGGCGGTCATAACCGCGTCTACGGCAGGAAGCTCCACGGAAGGTGAGAGGAGGAGACGAGAATCAAAGCCtcgcacagtgcctggcacacagtcagCTCTGCAGAACGGAGCGCACCGTGTTCTGCGGAAAGGGGCAGGTGAGAGCGCAGGGGAGGGGTTGGAGGAAGGAGGTGAACACGGAGGCCCCTGGGCTAGAATGGCAGCCCCTCCTCGTGGAATGGGGGGCCAGGGGTGCTGCGGCGGGCCCAGGAAGGTCTGAGGCAACAGGGCGGGGAACTGGGGCTCTCCGGCAGCGTTTGGGATGAGGGCCCGGAGGAGCAAAGCCGGCaagggagtttaaaaaaaaaaaaaaaatagtggcgAGAGAGTGATTGGAAGTGATGGACCAGAGAGTTGGGCTGGAAATGGAACCTGGGAAAGCAAAAGTGACCTGATGGAGCCTAGAGGTCTGCCTGTGTCCCCAGAAGATTGCAGGCGAGGAAGGGACACGGTGACCCAGAGGTCAGGATGCCCGAGTTGAGACCCGCCGTGGGATAGGAGAGGTTGGGGAGTTCTGGTTTCATAGCTCGGTGGTATGGGAGACAGTCGGTGACGTGGAAAAGGAAGTTTCTCTACTACGGCCTCACAACAACcttagaaagaaaggaggaagcccAATCGCTGGTGTCTGGTAAATACTTTCCAGGTACCTGGTTGTGTTAGGACCGTTCCAtattaattgcatttatttttcacaacaGTCTTCATAAAATCCcctgttttataaatgagtaaaCTGTAGTTCAGAGAAATTCAATCACTGGCTCCGAAGTCCATGTATCTTCCACATCATGGGGCTGACAGTGAATTCAAAGACGGGCTATAGGTACAGCAACGAGCTGGGGGAACCCGGGAAAGCCAGTTACTTCTCTGAGGCTCCATGTCGTCTTTCTCTCCACTGGGTTGGACTAGATATTCTTTACTATATGTGGCCAGAATTAATACCCTCTACATCTAAATAGCGATGTCTATGAACATCATTTTGTCCATTTGTCAAGTGCAAGTCACAAAATCTTCCTAACTTACCTCTGGGAGTTGTTATGaagataagtaaaataatgtgattttataaattaagacaCACTGTATGATGGAAAGTTTGGCATACTTGGAAATGCAGGGGGGTGGAGGAATCAAAGTCTGAAGCGGGAAGCATTGTGAGACTGAGATTCAAACAATATCCAAGTCAACATCTACTTTCCCATGTACAAGCCAGAGACCTTAGGCAGAGTATCAGACATCTCTGTGCTTCTGGAACATGGAGATGGAAAACTTGACTGCCTCACAGAGCTGTGAGAAGTCTCCGGTGCAACTCAAGGgctaaaaatattaactattatcatcattattactattattgtcaGGTAGGTTGTTTTTgtataaatatggaaatatgaaggaaataaggaaatatggaaaaataaaggaatatgaagatgaagaggaatatatatatatcttataatttATAGATGTTCTTATATAAAAATACCACTCCTggaaaatatgtaatatacatcacagaatatatatatatatatatatatatatatatagcttccTAGATAGGAAGAAAGATAGACTCCTATaggattagaaaaaaattcaaaggggACGTATCAGGAGCCTGAAATGGGAATAAAGTCTAAGCTTGGAGAAAAAGATACGAGAACTAGAGACACTTGATCTGCTGCTGACAGCAGACTAATAAGTAGAAATAAGAGATCCATCCGCATGCATGATCTGTGGAGTTCCATGAATCTGCTCTGCTGTCTGCAGGGTATCAGTCCTACAGAAATATCAGTGCTCATGCATTCTAGAACCTACTGTGCACTAGTGATTGTGTTAGGTGCTGGAGAAGTAAAGATGAGCTAGAGCGGGCCCTGCCCTTAGCCACCCAATAGTAAAAGAGTCAGCTATTTAAACAAATTGCTCTGGTACAGCATACAAACTGAAATGTTTTAAAGCACAATAGTAACAATTGTTAACATGCATTGAGTGCTTACCGTGAGCCAGATACTGTGCAAGTGCTTTCCAGAGACTGTGTTATCAAATCTCCCAGGAGGCAGTTGCAGTAAATCAATCTGGGAAGGGTCAGGGCGGGACTAGGGGAGTGGTGGCAAGAGGGAAGATGAGGCTATGGCTTCAAGTTAGATGCAGGGAATTAAAATTGGCAGGTCTTGGCAACTGATTCAGTGTGGTGGGTGAGGACAGCCAGAGAACGCTAGAGGGGCTTCGGCCAGTGACATGAACCTAAAGGGCCCAAGcatttgaatgtttttaaaagctcaagttttgggggcactgggtggcccagttggttaagtgaccgcctttggctggggtcatgatctcaaggtgctgggattgagctagtgtaggactccctgctgaggagggtgtctgcttctccctctgctcctcccccaccatgcacacactcatgtgcactctcacacacattctctcaaataaataaaatattaaaaaaacacaaaacctcaagcttttttttttttttttagaacccCCAGTACCAGCTTCTGCTGGCTAATTTCCATTAAGTCATCTTCTTACCAGATAGAACGTGCACATTATTAGGGGCGGAAAAAAATTCAGCCACTTTTCCCTCTCAAGGTAGCCAAGGAGAAGCTAATAGAGTGCATTGGATATAGATGCTTGGAGGTTCCTTTggtcctctcccttctttcctgagCAGAACATGGGTCTGATGGCTAGAGCTTCACCAGCGTATTCTGTAGATCTGCAGTAACCCTGAGGATGAGCACGAGTTGCTAAGGatggaaaagttaaaaatggaacagCCGGCAACATTGAGGTCATCATGGCACCGTCACAACAGCCTTGGACTGCCTAATTGTACCTCTTCTTTGAGAGAAAATGAACCTCTTTCTTAGTGAAGCTATTATCATTTCAGATTTCTCTTACCAGCAAACTAACTGCCACTAACTGGTATGGCTCCCCTCACTGCAGAAACTgaactccctttctctctaccacTCCTGGTCTCTAGTCTTTCATTTTCGGGAGCCAGTTGGGTTAAGGGCCATCATCCATGGCAGTCAAGCAGAACTTTGAACCAAAAACCCAAATTCAAAAACAAAGAGctttccctgctccctctcaGCCCTCCTATGTCTCACTTTGCCCAGGAAAATTGGGTTTAAGTTCTCCCAGTTGGAAATTGGGTTTAAGTTCTTCTCCAtcagttttctctctcctgtgaCCATGTAAATGCCACCAATTAAC
Coding sequences:
- the LOC132006516 gene encoding synaptobrevin homolog YKT6-like gives rise to the protein MKLLGLSILRKEKPNAVLLNMSSFGFFQRFNVQETMCALYVWHASLAEMVVMNSDYSFHAAVALPEKVLDEFSKQVDKTEWPVGSLATVLDGYLRRSQNLGETDPVSKAWAELEATKIVLHNTTEPLLEQGEKLDELVSKSEVLETV